A genomic segment from Heptranchias perlo isolate sHepPer1 chromosome 18, sHepPer1.hap1, whole genome shotgun sequence encodes:
- the LOC137334863 gene encoding serine-rich adhesin for platelets-like, protein MQRDVPNNCVHQALSNQSGLMASYPLSQQTLRRPECAYNGLPSSNHQARKITCGSTYSANESAPIYPHQDANQLAYPSSEISSPCGDTTFYPSYLLSTLTRGSQSKTRFQPNYSRSLTTGSQATCFQNRSMRSEPSSFRTPCEFVPSQNRSTWWNRKAHPTIRNFSPYQSPTSAGFKPGAQSSLAALVSSPLLNHKMCPTSEQPPSWSDSKTAFAAKPVEPCWYNLARTNYHQAPVHGPFSHTVDQQSSNVGYHNLNPIQSVNTQSYKESIDHNMFETVQQGEGMQVLQRDSISAPQVSTGNHFMKLRHEEALENIRGTMASEYAFRSQIPSSDYSLPASVLPTDAQRDSSMAFQNHHIDCDSTYREQSISNLYSQKKNSQSSRKRKSPDVLRFLAELTSRELKSLIFAFEIMEKKKRTAEQVNLQSHEVNVPQQNTAMQQSCQFTAQNASCKDANVIPQRSVDLVNGHVEILSSCPPSVLQRLQKDKGAEWKEDNIQISHVNQMSLNTNPTTYSSFNDLSDAASMRDHCAQSRNMNSNPVFQRQGTQPALPPHVVNHQHCYSVKEQTGPSLQAHEENSVCQDDVATSYSHAHCGALGTECNIQNYSFNCSTSSTKSLKPSVSVNPNYLGSSQQNGRYNSMQSLDARDASDINQTDTSVLKTNASQHDEQSLKEIKVLNDMLQTSYVNKINGHSKRQKMEASSTTFQPSSAELGRMNTTSISAVQSPYGNHASQMIDCQDTWCLSAGCPPFVSNSQNNTVMQQVAEFVHREYSPHVERNGSSPSTPSHSRAQERQNAEIAPSFEIFGNVKDAVRLKQSEDKTEVSLIRCLLTGSDDQVNCAVFPSVTRSHTTKPAGIQKSSGCSSEGSGNLQPPAKMDITSSPERAPGQQITEGYLINEYSATTGGFRKKNLTLTLRSEEMSRAQKAAANVGVHWPSAESNDQKSDVSVLTSESFPEHIVSPVPPSKLSCGQSNSVASSVHNQCHTGLHCKTSSGVSAGINMENKSPTSDVYATNDSERNNSSPERVVEELNSVPNSEVLLAKESDTLEFILRSLGIIPEDNGEQSAAILTSLSPGVTNTEQSAVVSLPVDPSCTELKQGQDITLPSFNTVTSSEKQKVEALLGPFSTGCKATTYCSDVASFGTGESQQTRKVHTAAPPSYDDKTPVTSAVGKLKPNGVNQSSSLRQPSIQVKNGENPTVTMALSSAEDNLPSQATGPPNVVTYGASVPVGVGGCQKVVENLLDNSPCAKIKRQQHTVAINTTQLEDGKLHDESNPAAATSCKENGSSTSLINPSKSSALVSVSDTALTLLVEPPLIEQVQEEQETLSLSSADSGSQRNNLVSSPSSSSCVHLATRLINTAANQFSVGSGGNVNRYSLRNGSSPSEVPVCSVINTSNLSVVRHVADGLSDTRKGISKQLTAVPQQETKNGTFEAMGMPIPVAQDSQGNLMLSSEGNFEKSMNCTQAVVPSSTVGIENSSASDASSSIDGTTSNSLHVVQDVLPSRVIRVKCTRSALGIHSFPHSSNGELNPSGLTARQAQLAEGPLIQKETLNGCTAVAVSKNADTDLPLGIRITFVFSLSEYWEHWKVINSKNLISNSLATTSQEVQRSFGKVSSFSTNQMEQQPNKIIGKGPLSAVMQAALNLEESTRRDLVAELPDSWSIDPFANESSAELVDTNILSTATNHRESVFCPELDLNENPVDAKHASEINGLVSTDISKLLPGNVCYNECPTEANDATRVQRETGVLCCLHSKEVINQNFLSKNEFHSATELEMTTESILRFWTPSEEGTESHRPNQETGKGLDFENDLEWIHGGLELYSVTSAAELNKSMHKLSAIHRLHFGFTATVDGRQLHREESHRKGLYNGAEAIVCNEPDLVDDNAPRSHLLTDEDSMSNWTDAALSNVLLKPCKGRACLQNSSNQMTNELETQVDRGKQVEAGKTGITVRGNNPINRHDGHELLNQDEQYPEGSTQPFSGQEILSEYESNMDVSSEIKIKVLECQELDDVLSELSDIIPKTFMLSPEPGVADETTEEESPGTHWETSRNCDNSHLGVGHEQMETSSTEGSSDTSNFAPLSPGRVGNSLQH, encoded by the coding sequence ATGCAACGTGATGTTCCGAATAATTGTGTTCACCAAGCGCTCAGCAATCAAAGTGGGCTGATGGCATCATATCCACTGTCCCAGCAGACTCTTAGGAGACCGGAATGTGCTTATAATGGATTGCCTTCATCAAATCACCAGGCTCGGAAGATCACTTGTGGATCTACTTATTCTGCAAATGAATCTGCACCAATCTATCCACATCAAGATGCCAATCAACTTGCTTATCCTTCAAGTGAAATATCGTCTCCTTGCGGTGATACCACTTTTTATCCTTCATATCTCCTGTCTACCCTAACTAGAGGTTCCCAAAGTAAAACTAGATTCCAACCTAACTATTCAAGGTCTCTGACAACTGGAAGCCAAGCCACCTGTTTTCAAAATAGATCAATGCGGTCAGAACCATCGTCCTTTAGAACTCCTTGTGAGTTTGTACCTTCTCAAAACAGATCAACATGGTGGAACCGAAAGGCCCATCCAACGATCAGGAATTTCTCACCATATCAGAGTCCCACTTCTGCTGGCTTTAAGCCTGGAGCTCAGAGCTCCCTAGCTGCTCTGGTCAGTTCACCTCTGTTAAATCACAAGATGTGCCCCACTTCAGAGCAACCTCCAAGCTGGTCTGATAGTAAAACAGCTTTTGCTGCTAAACCCGTTGAACCCTGTTGGTATAACCTTGCTCGTACCAATTATCATCAGGCCCCCGTTCATGGACCTTTTAGCCACACTGTTGATCAGCAGTCTTCCAACGTAGGCTATCATAATTTGAACCCAATTCAAAGTGTAAATACTCAAAGTTACAAAGAGTCCATTGACCACAACATGTTTGAGACTGTCCAGCAGGGAGAGGGAATGCAGGTGCTACAAAGGGACAGCATCTCAGCTCCACAAGTATCAACTGGAAACCATTTTATGAAACTCCGCCATGAAGAAGCACTTGAGAACATACGTGGAACAATGGCAAGTGAATATGCATTTCGTTCTCAGATTCCTAGCTCAGACTATTCATTGCCTGCTTCTGTTCTGCCAACAGATGCTCAGAGGGATAGTAGCATGGCTTTTCAAAATCACCACATAGATTGTGATTCTACCTACAGAGAACAAAGCATTTCAAATCTATATTCTCAAAAGAAGAATTCTCAATCTTCAAGGAAGAGAAAGTCTCCAGATGTACTGAGGTTTCTTGCAGAACTTACAAGCAGAGAGTTGAAGTCCTTGATTTTTGCATTTGAGATCatggaaaaaaagaaaagaacagCAGAACAGGTTAATCTACAGTCACATGAAGTGAATGTACCACAGCAAAATACTGCAATGCAGCAATCTTGTCAGTTTACAGCACAAAATGCATCGTGTAAGGATGCCAATGTAATACCTCAAAGATCAGTCGATTTGGTGAATGGACATGTAGAAATCCTCAGTTCATGTCCTCCATCAGTACTTCAGAGGCTACAGAAGGATAAAGGGGCTGAATGGAAAGAAGACAACATACAGATTTCTCATGTTAACCAAATGTCCCTGAACACAAACCCAACTACTTATTCCAGCTTTAACGATTTGAGCGATGCTGCTTCAATGAGAGATCACTGTGCACAAAGCAGAAATATGAACAGCAATCCTGTTTTTCAAAGACAAGGTACGCAACCAGCTTTACCTCCCCATGTGGTAAATCACCAACATTGCTATTCAGTGAAAGAACAAACCGGCCCATCTCTGCAAGCTCATGAGGAAAATTCTGTTTGTCAAGATGATGTGGCAACTTCTTATTCCCATGCCCACTGTGGGGCTttagggaccgagtgcaacatacaAAATTATTCATTTAACTGTTCAACATCCAGCACAAAGAGTCTGAAACCCTCTGTTTCTGTTAACCCCAATTACCTTGGATCAAGCCAACAAAACGGAAGATATAATTCCATGCAGTCACTGGATGCCAGAGATGCGTCAGACATTAATCAGACAGATACTTCAGTCCTAAAGACAAATGCGTCTCAGCACGATGAACAAAGTTTAAAAGAAATCAAAGTGTTAAATGATATGTTGCAGACTTCGTACGTAAATAAAATTAATGGTCATTCAAAACGTCAGAAAATGGAAGCCTCTTCAACCACCTTTCAACCATCTTCGGCTGAATTGGGCCGAATGAATACCACATCTATCAGTGCTGTACAGTCACCTTATGGCAACCATGCTTCGCAGATGATTGACTGTCAAGATACTTGGTGTTTGAGTGCTGGTTGCCCACCTTTTGTGTCAAATTCACAAAACAATACAGTGATGCAACAAGTTGCGGAATTTGTGCATCGTGAATATTCGCCACATGTTGAACGGAATGGATCGAGTCCTTCTACCCCGTCTCATTCAAGAGCTCAAGAGAGGCAGAATGCAGAAATTGCTCCGTCATTTGAGATTTTTGGCAATGTGAAAGATGCAGTTCGCTTGAAGCAATCAGAAGACAAAACTGAAGTGTCATTGATAAGATGTCTACTTACAGGCTCAGATGATCAAGTCAATTGCGCAGTTTTCCCAAGTGTAACTAGATCACATACCACAAAACCAGCTGGAATACAGAAGTCGTCAGGTTGTTCAAGTGAAGGATCAGGGAACCTGCAACCTCCAGCCAAAATGGACATTACATCCTCTCCTGAAAGAGCACCAGGACAGCAAATCACAGAGGGCTACCTCATCAATGAATACTCTGCAACCACAGGAGGCTTTCGGAAGAAGAACTTGACCTTAACTTTAAGATCTGAAGAAATGAGTAGAGCGCAAAAAGCTGCTGCTAATGTGGGTGTTCACTGGCCAAGTGCAGAATCAAATGATCAAAAGAGTGATGTTTCAGTTCTAACTTCAGAGAGTTTTCCAGAACACATTGTCTCCCCTGTTCCACCTTCCAAACTGTCTTGTGGTCAATCAAACTCAGTTGCTTCATCAGTTCATAACCAGTGTCACACAGGATTGCATTGTAAAACCAGCAGTGGGGTTTCTGCAGGAATCAATATGGAAAATAAGTCTCCAACATCTGATGTTTACGCTACGAATGACAGCGAAAGAAATAATTCATCCCCAGAAAGAGTTGTTGAGGAACTAAACTCAGTACCAAATTCCGAGGTCCTTTTAGCAAAGGAATCTGATACATTGGAATTCATTTTACGTTCTTTAGGTATTATTCCGGAAGACAACGGAGAACAAAGTGCAGCAATTCTGACTTCATTGTCTCCTGGTGTGACCAATACAGAACAGAGCGCGGTTGTCTCTTTGCCGGTTGATCCTTCCTGTACTGAATTAAAGCAGGGGCAGGACATAACCCTACCGTCATTTAATACGGTAACATCGAGTGAAAAGCAAAAAGTGGAGGCTTTGCTTGGTCCTTTCTCTACAGGGTGCAAGGCAACCACATACTGTTCAGATGTTGCTTCATTTGGTACTGGAGAAAGCCAACAGACTAGAAAGGTCCACACAGCAGCTCCTCCTTCATATGACGACAAAACACCGGTAACCTCTGCGGTTGGTAAACTGAAACCCAATGGAGTAAACCAATCGAGCTCTCTTCGTCAGCCTAGTATTCAAGTGAAGAACGGTGAAAATCCAACGGTCACTATGGCACTGAGTAGTGCAGAGGACAACTTGCCCTCGCAGGCAACTGGACCTCCAAATGTGGTGACCTATGGTGCTTCAGTTCCAGTGGGTGTAGGAGGCTGCCAGAAGGTAGTAGAAAACTTACTCGATAATTCACCTTGTGCCAAAATAAAAAGGCAACAACACACTGTTGCAATCAACACTACTCAATTAGAAGATGGAAAGTTGCATGATGAGAGCAACCCAGCCGCTGCTACAAGTTGTAAAGAGAACGGTTCTTCGACTAGCCTCATCAACCCATCAAAATCAAGTGCGCTTGTCTCTGTTTCCGATACAGCTTTGACTCTGCTGGTTGAACCTCCGTTGATTGAACAGGTTCAAGAAGAGCAGgaaactctgtctctgtcttctgCAGACAGTGGTAGTCAACGGAACAATCTGGTTTCTTCACCCAGCAGCTCATCTTGTGTGCATTTGGCAACACGGTTAATAAATACGGCTGCCAATCAATTTTCTGTGGGTTCGGGTGGAAACGTCAACAGATATTCTTTGAGGAATGGATCATCTCCTAGCGAAGTGCCAGTTTGCTCAGTTATTAACACGTCCAATCTAAGTGTAGTCAGGCATGTAGCTGATGGGCTTTCTGATACACGTAAAGGAATAAGCAAGCAGCTGACCgcagttccacaacaagaaactaaGAATGGAACCTTTGAGGCCATGGGAATGCCTATTCCAGTGGCCCAAGACAGCCAAGGAAATCTAATGCTGAGCAGTGAAGGAAACTTTGAAAAGTCAATGAACTGTACTCAGGCAGTGGTTCCAAGCAGTACAGTGGGAATTGAAAATTCATCAGCCTCTGATGCATCAAGCAGCATTGATGGCACCACCTCAAACTCTCTGCATGTGGTTCAAGATGTGCTGCCCTCAAGAGTAATAAGAGTAAAATGTACAAGATCAGCCTTGGGAATTCATTCTTTCCCTCACAGCAGCAATGGGGAATTAAATCCCAGTGGTCTGACTGCGAGACAGGCACAGCTTGCAGAGGGTCCCCTGATACAAAAAGAAACACTTAATGGCTGTACAGCAGTGGCAGTCTCTAAAAATGCTGACACAGATTTGCCGTTAGGGATTAGGATCACATTCGTAttttcactttcagaatattgggAACATTGGAAAGTCATAAATAGCAAGAACCTCATTTCAAATTCTTTGGCAACTACCAGTCAAGAGGTTCAGAGGTCCTTTGGAAAAGTGAGCAGTTTCTCCACCAACCAAATGGAACAACAACCAAACAAGATAATTGGAAAAGGGCCACTCAGTGCTGTAATGCAAGCTGCTTTAAATTTGGAAGAGAGTACACGGAGAGACCTTGTTGCTGAGTTGCctgacagctggagtattgatccTTTCGCAAATGAGTCTTCTGCAGAGCTGGTTGATACAAATATTTTAAGCACCGCGACCAATCATCGTGAGAGTGTTTTCTGCCCAGAGCTAGATTTGAATGAAAATCCAGTGGATGCTAAGCATGCGAGTGAAATAAATGGACTTGTTTCTACAGACATCTCCAAGTTACTGCCTGGAAATGTATGTTATAACGAGTGCCCAACTGAGGCAAATGACGCCACAAGAGTACAAAGGGAAACGGGTGTTCTCTGCTGCTTGCATTCAAAAGAGGTGATAAACCAGAATTTTTTGAGCAAAAATGAATTCCACAGTGCAACTGAGCTGGAAATGACTACTGAGTCCATTTTACGTTTCTGGACTCCTTCTGAAGAAGGTACAGAATCACACCGTCCAAATCAGGAGACAGGGAAAGGATTAGATTTTGAGAATGACTTAGAATGGATACATGGTGGACTTGAACTATATAGTGTCACAAGTGCAGCAGAACTGAATAAGAGCATGCATAAGTTGAGTGCAATCCATCGTCTCCATTTTGGGTTCACTGCAACTGTCGATGGGAGGCAACTTCATAGAGAAGAATCTCATCGAAAAGGATTGTATAATGGAGCAGAGGCCATTGTGTGCAATGAACCTGATTTGGTGGACGACAACGCCCCTCGGTCCCATCTGTTGACTGACGAAGACAGCATGAGTAATTGGACTGATGCTGCTTTAAGTAACGTGTTGCTGAAACCCTGCAAAGGAAGAGCCTGTCTCCAAAACAGCAGTAACCAAATGACCAATGAGTTGGAGACCCAAGTAGATAGAGGCAAACAGGTCGAAGCTGGCAAAACAGGGATAActgtcaggggaaacaaccccaTTAACAGACATGATGGGCATGAACTCCTAAATCAAGACGAACAATATCCTGAAGGTTCAACACAACCTTTCAGTGGTCAAGAAATTTTGAGTGAATATGAGTCTAACATGGATGTCAGTAGTGAAATAAAAATTAAAGTGTTGGAGTGCCAAGAGCTCGACGATGTTCTTTCTGAGTTGTCTGATATAATACCAAAGACTTTCATGCTCAGTCCAGAACCTGGAGTGGCAGATGAAACCACAGAAGAAGAAAGCCCAGGCACCCATTGGGAGACCTCTAGGAACTGTGACAATAGTCATTTGGGCGTTGGACATGAACAAATGGAAACCTCATCAACAGAAGGTTCTTCAGACACATCAAACTTTGCACCTCTATCTCCCGGCAGAGTTGGAAACAGCCTGCAGCACTGA